One window from the genome of Haladaptatus paucihalophilus DX253 encodes:
- a CDS encoding tyrosine--tRNA ligase produces the protein MDAYELISRNAEELVTEAEVRELAEDPEGKRAYVGYEPSGVLHIGHMLTANKLIDLQEAGFEVVILLADVHAYLNDKGSFEEIRETAERMKEQFIAYGLDEENTEFRFGSEFQMDDDYVLDLHALELETTLNRASRAMSEIQSGESTKVSQAVYPLMQSLDIEYLDLDLAIGGMEQRKVHMLARDTLPSIGYESPTCLHTPLIAELSSGEGKMSSSKGVTISMEDSTEDIEEKVNGAFCPPTRDPDGDLENPVLQIFEYHVFPRFENVVVERPDKYGGNLEYDDYESLEDDLESGELHPADAKSALATYLDELIAPGREKLRQAE, from the coding sequence ATGGACGCCTACGAGCTAATCTCACGGAACGCCGAGGAGTTGGTAACCGAAGCGGAAGTGCGCGAACTCGCGGAGGACCCCGAGGGCAAGCGCGCCTACGTCGGCTACGAACCCTCCGGCGTGCTCCACATCGGGCACATGCTCACCGCGAACAAACTCATCGACTTGCAGGAAGCGGGCTTCGAAGTCGTCATCCTGCTCGCCGACGTGCACGCCTACCTGAACGACAAGGGCTCCTTCGAGGAGATTCGGGAGACGGCGGAACGGATGAAAGAGCAGTTCATCGCCTACGGGCTGGACGAGGAGAACACCGAGTTCCGGTTCGGCTCCGAGTTCCAGATGGACGACGACTACGTGCTTGACCTCCACGCGCTCGAACTGGAAACCACGCTCAACCGCGCGAGCAGAGCGATGTCGGAAATCCAGAGCGGCGAGTCCACGAAGGTCTCACAGGCGGTTTACCCCCTCATGCAGTCGCTCGACATCGAGTACCTCGATTTGGACCTCGCCATCGGCGGCATGGAACAGCGCAAGGTCCACATGCTCGCCCGCGACACGCTCCCGAGCATCGGCTACGAGTCGCCGACTTGCCTGCACACGCCGCTCATCGCCGAACTCTCCTCGGGCGAGGGAAAGATGTCTTCCAGCAAGGGCGTCACCATCTCGATGGAGGATTCGACCGAGGACATCGAGGAGAAGGTCAACGGCGCGTTCTGCCCGCCGACCCGCGACCCCGACGGGGACCTCGAAAATCCCGTTCTCCAAATCTTCGAGTACCACGTCTTCCCCCGCTTCGAGAACGTCGTCGTCGAGCGTCCCGACAAGTACGGCGGCAACCTCGAATACGACGACTACGAGTCGCTCGAAGACGATTTGGAGAGCGGCGAACTACACCCCGCCGACGCGAAGAGCGCGTTGGCGACGTACCTCGACGAACTCATCGCACCCGGCCGCGAGAAGCTTCGACAGGCCGAGTAG
- a CDS encoding DUF460 domain-containing protein, whose protein sequence is MSERTSALDTLVFGVDIQSGDVRGDSPSYALVVYDGEELDRDVVSYRKLRRLIDRDEPTFVATDNMYELAADKNALVHFLGSLPDETRLVQVTGAERPEPLSRVASRHGVPYGKKPMREAEAAARLAAMNVGQVVSAFTDTTRVKVSRGRSTGKGGWSEDRYTRRIHGSVKEHSRTVESELRSAGLDYEREVTEKYGGYSNATFDVDARPGDIPVSSRRSGDIRVEIERLRRDGIEFEPLAKRRDHVIVGIDPGTTTAVAMTDLDGTLLDVLSTRTADTADVIEWIIERGRPVIVAADVTPMPETVEKFRRSFDAAGWTPERDLPVDEKQHRTREDGYDNDHQRDAMAAAFFAFDSHEDQFRRIARKVPPGISRGEVTARVVANDESVESVLRDLSDDPEPEAEESEHTVRELSAEEKRIKQLESQVERLQSHTAELNETVEKKDERIEELETELSDTRRKERQNARERRDISRLRRENNRLEDELDDRDDRIEELEGKLTRLKKLWKLDHSNFSDVSEKKAGLVAVKPVEKFTNDAIDAAHESYGLAEGDVIFLRDASGAGRSTAERLADIGPRVVLKAGGISDAADEVLFEHEIPVGPADEVTIQEIDELAVARESEVEAVIDDWHDRAEERQKEEKAEQLDQLISEHRAERRADGRGSSSSFGN, encoded by the coding sequence GTGAGCGAGCGCACGAGTGCCCTTGACACCCTCGTTTTCGGTGTCGATATCCAAAGCGGGGACGTTCGGGGTGATTCTCCCTCTTACGCACTGGTCGTCTACGACGGCGAGGAGTTGGACCGCGACGTCGTCTCCTACCGCAAACTCCGTCGGCTCATCGACCGCGACGAACCGACGTTCGTGGCGACGGACAACATGTACGAACTCGCGGCCGACAAGAACGCCCTCGTCCACTTCCTCGGTAGCCTGCCGGACGAAACCCGCCTCGTGCAGGTGACTGGCGCGGAACGACCCGAACCGCTTTCACGGGTCGCGTCTCGCCACGGCGTTCCCTACGGGAAGAAACCGATGCGCGAAGCGGAGGCCGCGGCCCGCCTCGCCGCGATGAACGTCGGGCAGGTCGTGTCGGCGTTCACGGACACGACGCGCGTCAAGGTCTCCCGCGGGCGCTCGACCGGAAAAGGCGGCTGGAGCGAGGACCGCTACACCCGCCGGATTCACGGGTCGGTGAAAGAACACTCTCGGACGGTCGAATCCGAACTCCGGAGCGCCGGACTCGACTACGAGCGCGAGGTGACGGAGAAGTACGGCGGCTACTCCAACGCGACGTTCGACGTGGACGCCCGTCCGGGCGACATTCCCGTCTCGTCCCGGCGCTCCGGCGATATCCGGGTCGAAATCGAGCGGCTCCGCCGCGACGGAATCGAGTTCGAACCCCTCGCAAAGCGCCGCGACCACGTTATCGTCGGTATCGACCCCGGTACCACGACGGCGGTGGCGATGACCGACTTGGACGGGACCCTCCTCGACGTGTTGAGCACGCGAACCGCCGACACCGCCGACGTCATCGAGTGGATAATCGAGCGGGGCCGACCGGTCATCGTCGCGGCGGACGTGACGCCGATGCCGGAAACCGTGGAGAAGTTCCGCCGGAGCTTCGACGCCGCCGGGTGGACGCCCGAACGCGACCTGCCGGTGGACGAAAAGCAACACCGGACGCGGGAGGACGGCTACGACAACGACCACCAGCGCGACGCGATGGCCGCCGCGTTCTTCGCGTTCGACAGCCACGAGGACCAGTTCCGGCGAATCGCCCGCAAGGTGCCGCCGGGAATCAGTCGCGGGGAAGTCACCGCCCGGGTCGTGGCGAACGACGAGAGCGTCGAGAGCGTCCTCCGGGACCTTTCGGACGACCCGGAACCGGAAGCGGAGGAATCCGAACACACGGTCCGCGAACTCTCGGCCGAGGAGAAGCGCATCAAGCAACTCGAATCGCAGGTCGAGCGCTTGCAGTCGCACACGGCGGAGTTGAACGAGACCGTCGAGAAGAAGGACGAGCGAATCGAGGAGCTGGAAACCGAACTCTCGGACACGCGTCGAAAGGAGCGCCAGAACGCCCGCGAACGTCGGGACATCTCGCGTCTCCGGCGTGAGAACAACCGACTGGAGGACGAACTCGACGACCGCGACGACAGAATCGAGGAGTTGGAGGGCAAACTCACCCGACTCAAGAAGTTGTGGAAACTCGACCATTCGAACTTCAGCGACGTGTCCGAGAAGAAGGCCGGACTCGTCGCCGTCAAACCGGTCGAGAAGTTCACCAACGACGCCATCGACGCCGCCCACGAGAGCTACGGACTCGCCGAAGGCGACGTGATATTCCTCCGCGACGCGAGCGGGGCGGGTCGTTCGACCGCCGAGCGACTGGCCGACATCGGGCCGCGCGTCGTGCTCAAGGCGGGCGGGATTTCGGATGCGGCCGACGAGGTGCTGTTCGAACACGAGATTCCCGTCGGCCCCGCCGACGAGGTGACGATTCAGGAGATAGACGAACTCGCCGTGGCGCGCGAGTCGGAAGTCGAAGCCGTCATCGACGACTGGCACGACCGCGCCGAGGAGCGACAGAAAGAGGAGAAGGCCGAGCAACTCGACCAACTCATCAGCGAACACCGGGCGGAGCGACGGGCGGACGGCCGCGGGTCGTCGTCCTCGTTCGGCAACTAA
- a CDS encoding DUF3267 domain-containing protein: MTAPSPPAGYRPPERFRYSSAFLALASLVAFVVSVVGFGALLWFLQGTPEGGSVSFGFAGVVAVFLVCLATLVVHEAIHGLVFRWLGYRVSFGFAPHVPALYTAAFGQFVTRRDNLLTGVAPLVVITAVAVPLLAAPLPVASVAYLVLLVNTSGAVGDVYMSWRLWRLPPETLFYDVDIEHSYAFEPANDTAIGAE; encoded by the coding sequence ATGACCGCCCCGTCTCCTCCCGCCGGATACCGTCCTCCCGAACGGTTCCGCTACTCCTCTGCCTTTCTCGCCCTCGCGTCGCTCGTCGCGTTCGTCGTCTCCGTCGTCGGCTTCGGTGCCCTCCTCTGGTTCCTGCAGGGAACCCCCGAGGGCGGGTCCGTCTCGTTCGGCTTCGCGGGAGTCGTCGCCGTCTTCCTCGTCTGTCTCGCCACGCTGGTCGTCCACGAGGCGATACACGGCCTCGTCTTTCGGTGGCTGGGCTATCGCGTCTCGTTCGGCTTCGCACCGCACGTTCCCGCCCTCTACACCGCCGCGTTCGGGCAGTTCGTCACCCGTCGGGACAATCTCCTCACCGGAGTCGCACCGCTCGTCGTCATCACCGCCGTCGCGGTTCCGCTGTTGGCAGCGCCGCTCCCCGTCGCGTCGGTGGCGTATCTCGTCCTCCTCGTCAACACCTCTGGTGCGGTGGGGGACGTCTACATGTCGTGGCGACTGTGGCGACTGCCACCCGAGACGCTGTTTTACGACGTGGATATCGAGCACAGCTACGCCTTCGAACCCGCGAACGACACCGCTATAGGTGCCGAGTAA
- a CDS encoding O-acetylhomoserine aminocarboxypropyltransferase/cysteine synthase family protein, whose protein sequence is MSNDGSRFDTRSVHAGQEPDPATGAVAPPLYQTTSYAFEDADHAADLYALEADGHIYSRLSNPTVEMLEDRIASLEGGTDAVATASGMAALDALTLVLAESGDNVVLSTDTYGGTTAYFAHTATRRGIDARLVETLDYDAYEEEIDDDTAFVHVETVGNPSLVTPDFERVAAIAHDHGVPLVVDNTFATPALCRPLEHGADAVWESTTKWLHGSGTTVGGVLVDGGDFDWSDYPEIGGENPAYHGVNFSKDFSDAPLAAAARLRSVRSLGNQQSPFDAWQTLQGIETLPLRMDRHCENAAIVAEYLADHDEVAWVAYPGLDDHRTHDSASRYLSGGYGGMIAFGLGEFEASKAFCEDVDLASFLANIGDAKTLVIHPASTTHAQLSPDEQRAAGVTRDLIRLSVGIEDPADILADIENAIESATDEAAAATKNGVTRTEDSTR, encoded by the coding sequence ATGAGCAACGACGGGTCCCGATTCGATACTCGAAGCGTTCACGCGGGACAGGAGCCGGACCCCGCGACGGGGGCGGTCGCCCCACCTCTCTACCAAACCACGTCCTACGCGTTCGAGGACGCCGACCACGCGGCAGATCTGTACGCGTTGGAGGCCGACGGCCATATCTACTCGCGCTTGAGCAACCCGACCGTCGAGATGCTGGAAGACCGCATCGCCTCGCTCGAAGGCGGGACGGATGCGGTCGCCACCGCCAGCGGCATGGCCGCGCTTGACGCCCTCACGCTCGTCCTCGCCGAATCGGGCGATAACGTCGTCCTCTCGACCGACACCTACGGCGGCACGACGGCCTACTTCGCCCACACCGCGACCCGCCGGGGAATCGACGCCCGTCTCGTGGAAACGCTCGACTACGACGCCTACGAGGAGGAAATCGACGACGACACGGCCTTCGTTCACGTCGAAACCGTCGGCAACCCGTCGCTCGTCACGCCCGACTTCGAGCGCGTGGCGGCCATCGCCCACGACCACGGCGTTCCGCTCGTCGTGGACAACACGTTCGCCACGCCCGCGCTCTGTCGCCCGCTCGAACACGGCGCGGATGCCGTCTGGGAGTCCACGACGAAGTGGCTCCACGGGAGCGGCACCACGGTCGGCGGGGTCCTCGTCGACGGCGGTGATTTCGACTGGAGCGACTACCCCGAAATCGGCGGCGAGAACCCGGCCTACCACGGCGTGAACTTCTCGAAAGACTTCTCGGACGCGCCGCTGGCCGCCGCCGCGAGGCTTCGGTCGGTTCGAAGCCTCGGCAACCAACAGTCCCCGTTCGACGCGTGGCAGACCCTCCAAGGAATCGAGACGCTGCCGCTTCGGATGGACCGCCACTGCGAGAACGCCGCCATCGTGGCGGAGTACCTCGCGGACCACGACGAGGTGGCGTGGGTCGCGTATCCCGGCCTCGACGACCACCGGACGCACGACAGCGCGAGTCGGTACCTGTCGGGGGGCTACGGCGGCATGATCGCCTTCGGCCTCGGGGAGTTCGAGGCGAGCAAGGCGTTCTGCGAGGACGTGGACCTCGCGTCCTTCCTCGCCAACATCGGCGACGCGAAGACGCTCGTCATCCACCCCGCGAGCACGACGCACGCACAACTCTCTCCCGACGAACAGCGGGCGGCGGGCGTCACGCGCGACCTGATTCGCCTGTCGGTGGGAATCGAGGACCCCGCGGACATCCTTGCCGACATCGAGAACGCCATCGAGTCGGCGACGGACGAGGCGGCCGCCGCGACGAAAAACGGGGTGACACGAACAGAGGACTCGACACGATGA
- the metX gene encoding homoserine O-acetyltransferase MetX gives MTEPTDATVDSSLSLGPFEFECGEEIPELEVAYETYGEFTGDNAILVCHALTGSHHVTGAADGQGEGWWDQIVGPGKAIDTHEQFVVAANVPGSCYGTTGPASTNPETGDPYGSDFPAVTVGDWVRVQRRLLDDLGIDRLRAVVGGSVGGMNALEWAKRYPEMVERVIPVATGPRLDPQLLALSAVARRAITSDPAWQGGDYYPDHPDSGLALARQLGHITYLSKESMGEKFGRDFADSAPGTFPSNGRGADDRIAGFGPDSYRDVESYLDYQAEKFVRRFDANSYLHLTHAMENYDLAANCDSDAEALADFDGEALLISISGDWHFTVEQSNHLMESFERAGVEATHRSLHSDHGHDAFLTEPELVGPPIRRFLSSDSSDFAPVHASLFAQ, from the coding sequence ATGACCGAACCGACCGACGCCACCGTCGATTCCTCGCTCTCGCTCGGTCCGTTCGAGTTCGAGTGCGGGGAGGAGATTCCCGAACTGGAAGTCGCCTACGAGACCTACGGCGAGTTCACCGGCGACAACGCGATTCTCGTCTGTCACGCGCTGACCGGAAGCCACCACGTGACGGGGGCCGCCGACGGGCAGGGCGAAGGCTGGTGGGACCAAATCGTCGGCCCCGGCAAAGCCATCGACACACACGAGCAGTTCGTCGTCGCCGCGAACGTGCCGGGGTCGTGCTACGGGACCACCGGCCCGGCCAGCACGAACCCCGAGACGGGCGACCCGTACGGCTCCGACTTCCCCGCCGTGACTGTCGGCGACTGGGTTCGCGTCCAGAGACGACTCCTCGACGACCTCGGAATCGACCGACTGCGGGCCGTCGTCGGCGGCAGCGTCGGCGGGATGAACGCGCTCGAATGGGCGAAGCGATACCCGGAGATGGTCGAACGCGTGATTCCCGTCGCCACCGGTCCCCGACTCGACCCGCAACTGCTCGCCCTGTCGGCGGTTGCGCGGCGGGCGATTACCTCCGACCCGGCGTGGCAGGGCGGCGATTACTACCCCGACCACCCGGACAGCGGACTGGCGCTCGCCCGCCAACTCGGCCACATCACGTACCTCTCGAAGGAGTCGATGGGCGAGAAGTTCGGCCGGGACTTCGCCGACAGCGCGCCGGGGACGTTTCCGTCGAACGGCCGAGGAGCGGACGACCGAATCGCCGGATTCGGCCCCGATTCCTACCGCGACGTGGAGAGCTACCTCGATTATCAGGCCGAGAAGTTCGTCCGGCGGTTCGACGCGAACAGCTACCTCCACCTCACGCACGCCATGGAGAACTACGACCTCGCCGCGAACTGCGACTCGGACGCCGAGGCGCTCGCCGACTTCGACGGCGAGGCGCTCCTCATCTCGATTTCTGGTGACTGGCATTTCACCGTCGAGCAGTCGAATCACCTCATGGAATCGTTCGAACGGGCGGGCGTCGAAGCGACGCACCGCTCCCTCCACAGCGACCACGGGCACGACGCGTTTCTCACCGAACCCGAACTGGTCGGCCCGCCGATTCGCCGGTTCCTCTCGTCCGATTCGAGCGACTTCGCGCCCGTTCACGCCAGCCTGTTCGCACAGTAG
- a CDS encoding S1C family serine protease produces the protein MGTRPLPPSRTLTVAIVSVAAVLLVTASWGVVPSWGTVASNGTVRAQGTQGAEQSTCDFSSLYDRSIDSVVSVGVETPRSEGEGSGFVYELTEGVGYVVTNQHVVAQATRLRVQFDRGQWRRATVVGAAPKRDLAVLRVQNVPSYVESLSLAEQRAEPGQSVAALGSPLGLQGTITQGVVSGVNRTLPSQHGATISGVVQTDAAINPGNSGGPLVNCNGRVVGVNTAGIVGGENLGFAIPASALRETVPSLVDGSRQKNQSEISMRSPSSVSTSLMGSRTSRTPLR, from the coding sequence ATGGGAACTCGACCGCTTCCGCCGTCTCGCACGCTCACCGTCGCCATCGTCTCCGTGGCTGCCGTTCTTCTCGTCACCGCGAGTTGGGGGGTCGTCCCGTCGTGGGGGACCGTCGCGTCGAACGGAACCGTCCGAGCACAGGGCACACAAGGAGCGGAGCAATCGACGTGCGACTTTTCGAGCCTCTACGACCGGAGCATCGATTCCGTCGTCTCGGTCGGCGTCGAAACGCCCCGGAGCGAAGGCGAAGGGTCGGGGTTCGTCTACGAACTGACCGAGGGGGTCGGCTACGTCGTCACGAACCAGCACGTCGTCGCGCAGGCAACTCGACTCCGCGTCCAGTTCGACCGCGGTCAATGGCGACGTGCGACGGTCGTCGGGGCCGCGCCGAAACGCGACCTCGCGGTCCTCCGCGTGCAAAACGTCCCGTCCTACGTCGAGTCGCTCTCGCTCGCGGAGCAGCGGGCGGAACCGGGACAGTCAGTCGCCGCCCTCGGCAGTCCGCTCGGTCTACAGGGGACCATCACGCAGGGTGTCGTCAGCGGGGTCAACCGGACGCTGCCGTCCCAGCACGGGGCGACGATTTCCGGCGTCGTGCAGACCGACGCGGCCATCAATCCGGGCAACAGCGGCGGACCGCTCGTGAACTGCAACGGACGCGTCGTCGGCGTCAACACGGCGGGAATCGTCGGCGGAGAGAACCTCGGCTTTGCGATTCCAGCGAGCGCGCTCCGCGAGACGGTGCCGTCGCTGGTCGACGGGTCGCGCCAAAAAAATCAGTCCGAAATCTCGATGCGGTCGCCGTCGTCGGTCTCCACCTCGCTGATGGGAAGCCGAACTTCGAGGACGCCGTTGCGGTAG
- a CDS encoding Hsp20/alpha crystallin family protein — protein MERYTPFEDMDRMFEQMRSRMWGTNAPRSELRGASHGTHVDLKERDGEFVLVADLPGFEKEEIELAFADDTLTVAAKHEVSGDDFSRARELSERVTMPKPVEKDGIEATYRNGVLEVRLPISEVETDDGDRIEISD, from the coding sequence ATGGAACGATACACCCCCTTCGAGGACATGGACCGAATGTTCGAACAGATGCGTTCCCGCATGTGGGGGACGAACGCCCCGCGGAGCGAACTCCGAGGAGCATCCCACGGGACGCACGTGGACCTGAAAGAACGCGACGGCGAGTTCGTCCTCGTCGCCGACCTCCCCGGATTCGAGAAGGAGGAGATAGAACTCGCGTTCGCGGACGACACGCTGACCGTCGCCGCGAAACACGAGGTGTCCGGCGACGACTTCAGCCGCGCCCGCGAACTCTCGGAGCGCGTGACGATGCCCAAGCCGGTCGAGAAGGACGGAATCGAGGCGACCTACCGCAACGGCGTCCTCGAAGTTCGGCTTCCCATCAGCGAGGTGGAGACCGACGACGGCGACCGCATCGAGATTTCGGACTGA
- the serB gene encoding phosphoserine phosphatase SerB translates to MTLVAFDFDGTLSDSEMTVLLGKQVGVADEMADITARAMNDELSYAESLRDRAALLDGLSLAGAEDAFSEVTLRPGAAEILDELSAKGTHVAILTGGFERGVQAALDREGVSVDTIVANRLLDDGEELTGEVEGPLIEGTKDDALEALAEEQGVDMVNTVAVGDGANDLPMLEVAGLAVGFDPKPAVAPACDTIVTHMDELDDVLGRKNAI, encoded by the coding sequence ATGACGTTAGTCGCGTTCGATTTCGACGGAACGCTTTCGGATTCGGAGATGACCGTGCTCCTCGGGAAACAGGTCGGCGTGGCCGACGAGATGGCCGACATCACCGCCCGAGCGATGAACGACGAACTCAGCTACGCGGAGAGCCTGCGCGACCGCGCGGCCTTGCTCGACGGGTTGTCACTCGCGGGTGCCGAGGACGCCTTCTCCGAGGTGACGCTCCGCCCCGGGGCGGCGGAAATCCTCGACGAACTTTCGGCGAAGGGAACCCACGTCGCCATCCTCACCGGCGGGTTCGAGCGCGGGGTACAGGCCGCGCTCGACCGCGAGGGCGTCTCGGTGGACACCATCGTCGCCAACCGACTGCTCGACGACGGGGAGGAACTGACGGGCGAGGTCGAGGGGCCGCTCATCGAGGGGACGAAGGACGACGCGCTCGAAGCGCTCGCGGAAGAACAGGGCGTCGACATGGTGAACACCGTCGCGGTCGGCGACGGCGCGAACGACCTGCCGATGCTCGAAGTCGCGGGCTTGGCCGTCGGGTTCGACCCGAAACCCGCCGTCGCGCCCGCCTGTGACACCATCGTCACGCACATGGACGAACTGGACGACGTGCTGGGACGGAAGAACGCGATTTGA
- a CDS encoding prohibitin family protein, with amino-acid sequence MSSDSDIPIDPDGSSGPNIPDIDLRSIFGNTLLIVLVIVLIVAPVIGFLSWTPVDEGNVQVVKKWGAATGTVFEPGAHFINPVSQDTVSLSTRPQSYTMSSQQGEGNKAGTDDSITVLTEDGLRVDIDITVRYRVDAGQAVKFYKNYRTLGSAEQRLIRPSIRSVLRTEAGALPVTEIYTGKGQTELKQAAQSALKKDFARDALILEAVQIRKVNLPKQYEQAVEQKEITKQRRQQKENELEVEKLEADRKKIEANGEAEANRILSESLDQKVLTQQYIDKLDDTDTVYIPVGGDGYPQFVRNIDGSNGDSPSRTSTNSTNASA; translated from the coding sequence ATGAGTTCCGATAGTGACATTCCGATAGACCCCGACGGTTCCTCGGGACCGAACATTCCCGATATCGACCTCCGAAGCATCTTCGGCAACACCCTCCTCATCGTCCTCGTCATCGTCCTCATCGTCGCCCCGGTAATCGGGTTCCTCTCGTGGACGCCCGTCGACGAGGGGAACGTCCAAGTGGTCAAAAAGTGGGGTGCCGCGACGGGAACGGTGTTCGAACCGGGAGCCCACTTCATCAACCCGGTTTCGCAGGACACCGTGTCGCTCTCCACGCGACCCCAGTCTTACACCATGTCCAGTCAACAGGGCGAAGGAAACAAGGCGGGTACAGACGACTCCATCACCGTCCTGACGGAGGACGGACTCCGGGTGGACATCGACATCACCGTGCGGTATCGCGTGGATGCGGGACAGGCCGTGAAATTCTACAAGAACTACCGGACGCTCGGGTCCGCGGAGCAGCGACTCATCCGCCCGAGCATTCGCTCCGTGCTCCGCACCGAGGCGGGTGCCCTCCCCGTGACCGAAATATACACCGGAAAGGGCCAGACGGAATTGAAACAGGCCGCCCAGAGCGCCCTGAAGAAGGATTTCGCCCGCGACGCCCTCATCCTCGAAGCGGTCCAGATTCGGAAGGTCAACCTTCCGAAACAGTACGAGCAGGCGGTCGAACAGAAGGAAATCACGAAACAGCGCCGACAGCAGAAGGAGAACGAACTCGAAGTCGAGAAACTCGAAGCCGACCGAAAGAAAATCGAGGCGAACGGGGAGGCGGAAGCGAACCGCATCCTGAGCGAATCGCTCGACCAGAAGGTTCTCACACAGCAGTACATCGACAAACTCGACGACACGGATACGGTTTACATTCCGGTCGGCGGTGACGGCTACCCGCAGTTCGTGCGAAACATCGACGGGTCGAACGGCGATTCGCCGTCGCGGACGTCCACCAACTCGACGAACGCGTCGGCCTGA
- the serA gene encoding phosphoglycerate dehydrogenase — protein MKVLVTDPIADAGLERLRESGYEVETAYDVEGDALLNAVSDANGLIVRSGTDVNRDVFEAASDLVIVGRAGIGVDNIDIEAATENGVIVANAPEGNVRAAAEHTVAMAFAAARSIPQAHARLKGGEWAKGDYLGTELNGKTLGIVGLGRVGQEVAKKLDSLGMNLVAYDPYISEDLARQLGAELVELDDCLEQADFLTVHTPLTPETEGLISTEELAQVEGGYIVNCARGGVIDEDALAEAVADGVLAGAAVDVFAEEPLPKDNPLLDVDDVILTPHLGASTEAAQENVATSTADQVVAALREEPVINALNAPSVEESAFPRVRPYIELAETAGKIATQLLDERIERIEVNYEGDIAEEEVDLVTASAQKGVFQPLEWQVNAVNAPQIAEERGVEVTESKTRQAADFQSLITVTVESDDGEITVEGTLFADDDPRIVRIDGYRVDAIPHGHMLVARNQDKPGVIGFIGTVLGEHDTNIAGMFNARETDGGEALSVYNLDSEVSTAAKEALEADERIIEVRNIALNGN, from the coding sequence ATGAAGGTTCTCGTCACGGACCCCATCGCGGACGCGGGTCTCGAGCGACTTCGTGAAAGCGGATACGAGGTAGAAACGGCATACGACGTAGAGGGCGATGCACTTTTGAACGCGGTTTCCGATGCGAACGGACTCATCGTTCGCTCGGGGACGGACGTCAACCGAGACGTGTTCGAAGCGGCGTCCGACCTCGTTATCGTCGGACGTGCGGGTATCGGCGTGGACAACATCGACATCGAGGCCGCGACCGAAAACGGCGTCATCGTGGCGAACGCGCCGGAAGGCAACGTTCGCGCCGCCGCGGAGCACACGGTCGCGATGGCGTTCGCCGCCGCGCGCTCCATCCCGCAGGCACACGCCCGACTCAAGGGCGGCGAGTGGGCCAAGGGCGACTACCTCGGAACGGAACTGAACGGTAAGACGCTCGGCATCGTCGGCCTCGGCCGCGTCGGGCAGGAGGTCGCAAAGAAACTCGACAGCCTCGGCATGAACCTCGTCGCGTACGACCCGTACATCAGCGAGGACCTCGCCAGGCAACTCGGCGCGGAACTGGTCGAACTGGACGACTGTCTCGAACAAGCCGACTTCCTGACGGTGCACACCCCGCTCACGCCCGAAACCGAGGGGCTCATCAGCACCGAGGAACTCGCGCAGGTCGAAGGCGGGTACATCGTCAACTGCGCCCGCGGCGGCGTCATCGACGAGGATGCGCTCGCCGAAGCGGTCGCCGACGGCGTGCTGGCGGGTGCAGCGGTGGACGTGTTCGCGGAGGAACCGCTCCCCAAGGACAACCCGCTGCTCGACGTGGACGACGTTATCCTCACGCCTCACCTCGGCGCGAGCACGGAGGCCGCACAGGAGAACGTGGCGACCAGCACCGCGGATCAAGTGGTCGCCGCGCTCCGCGAGGAACCCGTCATCAACGCGCTCAACGCGCCGTCCGTCGAGGAGAGTGCGTTCCCCCGCGTTCGACCCTACATCGAACTCGCCGAAACCGCGGGCAAAATCGCCACGCAACTGCTGGACGAGCGCATCGAGCGCATCGAGGTGAACTACGAGGGAGACATCGCCGAGGAGGAAGTCGACCTCGTGACCGCCAGCGCCCAGAAGGGCGTCTTCCAGCCGCTCGAATGGCAGGTCAACGCCGTCAACGCCCCCCAAATCGCGGAGGAGCGCGGCGTCGAAGTGACCGAGAGCAAGACCCGGCAGGCCGCCGACTTCCAGAGCCTCATCACGGTCACGGTCGAAAGCGACGACGGGGAGATAACGGTCGAAGGAACCCTCTTCGCGGACGACGACCCGCGCATCGTCCGCATCGACGGCTACCGCGTGGACGCCATCCCCCACGGCCACATGCTCGTGGCTCGCAATCAGGACAAGCCCGGCGTCATCGGATTCATCGGAACCGTCCTCGGCGAACACGACACCAACATCGCGGGCATGTTCAACGCCCGCGAAACCGACGGCGGCGAGGCGCTGTCGGTCTACAATCTGGACAGCGAAGTCAGTACGGCCGCGAAGGAAGCGCTCGAAGCGGACGAGCGCATCATCGAAGTGCGGAACATCGCGCTGAACGGGAACTGA